In one window of Tenacibaculum mesophilum DNA:
- the truA gene encoding tRNA pseudouridine(38-40) synthase TruA, with translation MRYFIELAYNGKNYHGWQIQPHAISVQEKINKAISTILRKEIIIVGAGRTDAGVHASQMFAHFDVETPLNSNFTYKLNAILPNDIVIFNTQLVHNDAHARFDALSRSYEYKIWLGRNPFLLNTTWQLHHQQLNIELMNKAAATLYDYENFECFSKVKTDVHTFNCTVTNAKWIKNGNELTFHISANRFLRNMVRAIVGTLIDVGLEKITVNDFKKIIESKNRSKAGVSVPAKGLFLTKVKYEYI, from the coding sequence TTGAGGTATTTCATTGAATTAGCATACAACGGAAAAAATTATCATGGATGGCAAATACAACCACACGCAATATCCGTTCAAGAAAAAATAAATAAGGCTATTAGCACTATTTTAAGAAAAGAAATAATTATCGTAGGTGCAGGAAGAACAGATGCTGGCGTGCATGCATCTCAAATGTTTGCTCATTTTGATGTAGAAACCCCACTAAACAGTAATTTCACCTACAAGTTAAACGCTATTTTACCTAATGACATCGTTATCTTTAATACTCAACTAGTACATAACGATGCTCATGCTCGTTTTGATGCACTTAGTAGAAGCTATGAGTACAAAATTTGGCTAGGTAGAAATCCTTTTTTATTAAATACTACTTGGCAATTACACCACCAGCAATTAAATATAGAGTTAATGAATAAAGCCGCTGCAACTCTATATGATTATGAAAATTTTGAATGCTTTTCAAAAGTAAAGACAGATGTACATACATTTAACTGTACTGTAACCAATGCTAAATGGATTAAAAATGGTAATGAGTTAACGTTTCATATCAGTGCCAATCGTTTTTTAAGAAACATGGTTCGTGCTATTGTTGGAACTTTAATTGACGTTGGTTTAGAAAAAATAACTGTAAATGATTTCAAAAAAATCATAGAAAGTAAAAATCGAA